One genomic region from Triplophysa dalaica isolate WHDGS20190420 chromosome 23, ASM1584641v1, whole genome shotgun sequence encodes:
- the LOC130413483 gene encoding uncharacterized protein LOC130413483 isoform X2 — MTVATLLLVFLLTDLLGDTKLHVSSQNVTAYEGENINIQCYGASKWCKIGGSCAEEKVGTLDKNKVDISGDDKVLRVTLKALQREDAGWYFCSDGQSQIPVYISLGIRPHLNNKSVLPFHLKTPSDRKQYLWLVILGPVVSIIICGSVILLNLKKRKQRADASEIYECMDGRQIPQERNHEKNAHENVYEDMSRTKSNIKQTVKDDTYANVVKQSRSSDSP, encoded by the exons ATGACGGTTGCAACTCTTCTGCTGGTGTTTCTTCTAACAGACCTTTTAG GTGACACAAAGCTTCATGTCTCCAGTCAAAATGTGACAGCATATGAGGGTGAAAATATAAACATCCAATGTTATGGAGCTTCAAAATGGTGTAAGATTGGTGGATCATGTGCTGAAGAAAAAGTAGGAACCTTGGATAAAAACAAAGTGGACATCAGCGGTGACGACAAAGTGTTGAGGGTGACATTAAAAGCACTGCAAAGAGAGGATGCAGGATGGTATTTCTGTTCGGACGGACAATCACAAATACCTGTTTATATATCTTTGGGAATACGcccacatttaaataacaaatctgTTCTACCATTCCATTTAAAAAC GCCTAGTGATCGGAAGCAATACTTATGGCTTGTTATTTTGGGGCCGGTGGTGTCAATAATAATCTGCGGATCTGTGatattacttaatttaaaaaaaagga AACAGAGAGCAGACGCTTCAGAAATTTATGAATGCATGGATGGGAGACAAATACCTCAA GAAAGAAATCATGAGAAAAATGCACACGAAAATGTATATGAAGATATGAGCAGAACTAAATCCAACATCAag CAAACAGTAAAGGATGATACATATGCAAATGTGGTAAAACAGTCAAGATCATCTGATTCTCCTTAA
- the LOC130413483 gene encoding uncharacterized protein LOC130413483 isoform X1: MTVATLLLVFLLTDLLGSEEVHILRKISVENGQTVVIPCLYDAYFATYPKYISVGPFFIFSRYTQNERLSVLDYKTRNFFTATLSSAQVGDSSKYWCGVYLHGLDYGTQFLLEVTQGDTKLHVSSQNVTAYEGENINIQCYGASKWCKIGGSCAEEKVGTLDKNKVDISGDDKVLRVTLKALQREDAGWYFCSDGQSQIPVYISLGIRPHLNNKSVLPFHLKTPSDRKQYLWLVILGPVVSIIICGSVILLNLKKRKQRADASEIYECMDGRQIPQERNHEKNAHENVYEDMSRTKSNIKQTVKDDTYANVVKQSRSSDSP; the protein is encoded by the exons ATGACGGTTGCAACTCTTCTGCTGGTGTTTCTTCTAACAGACCTTTTAG GATCTGAAGAAGTCCACATATTGAGAAAAATATCTGTTGAAAATGGACAAACTGTCGTAATCCCTTGTTTATATGATGCTTATTTTGCTACTTACCCAAAATACATAAGTGTTGGacctttttttatattcagtCGTTACACACAAAACGAGAGATTATCTGTACTGGATTACAAAACACGAAACTTTTTCACAGCAACGCTGAGTAGTGCTCAAGTGGGCGACAGTTCAAAATACTGGTGTGGTGTGTATTTACACGGACTAGATTATGGAACACAGTTTTTATTAGAGGTCACACAAG GTGACACAAAGCTTCATGTCTCCAGTCAAAATGTGACAGCATATGAGGGTGAAAATATAAACATCCAATGTTATGGAGCTTCAAAATGGTGTAAGATTGGTGGATCATGTGCTGAAGAAAAAGTAGGAACCTTGGATAAAAACAAAGTGGACATCAGCGGTGACGACAAAGTGTTGAGGGTGACATTAAAAGCACTGCAAAGAGAGGATGCAGGATGGTATTTCTGTTCGGACGGACAATCACAAATACCTGTTTATATATCTTTGGGAATACGcccacatttaaataacaaatctgTTCTACCATTCCATTTAAAAAC GCCTAGTGATCGGAAGCAATACTTATGGCTTGTTATTTTGGGGCCGGTGGTGTCAATAATAATCTGCGGATCTGTGatattacttaatttaaaaaaaagga AACAGAGAGCAGACGCTTCAGAAATTTATGAATGCATGGATGGGAGACAAATACCTCAA GAAAGAAATCATGAGAAAAATGCACACGAAAATGTATATGAAGATATGAGCAGAACTAAATCCAACATCAag CAAACAGTAAAGGATGATACATATGCAAATGTGGTAAAACAGTCAAGATCATCTGATTCTCCTTAA
- the si:ch1073-59l16.1 gene encoding uncharacterized protein si:ch1073-59l16.1, with the protein MDSCCLLFSLLLIKLSGTLDVSTVRKISLQRGQSILIPCLYEHEYVHSNDVLSARCYRVLRQHGKLSYQRYNPQTAYFSDNKSHKFCIVRMDNVQESGDFWCGVLPHVPNKQTNLVLKVTAGLSGLYVTNQNLTVFENDSVTVNCHHHVKHYVEWCTFGEHCMSRTSETKDGAFVEIRYSRTVMTVTMNKLKMENTGWYSCSSKDLQMPVFITVQQKMSPTPTKPRKRTAVLFLLPVILEVLLVISMYASWRLFKLWRERCLISRKQEAEDAQYVTMHRKRSSHQTGCADVCDGTYEKMAGVKSNIEVDPDYVNVTKT; encoded by the exons ATGGACTCGTGTTGCCTTCTTTTCAGCCTGCTGTTGATAAAACTTTCAG gtacTCTTGATGTCTCCACAGTCAGAAAAATATCTCTTCAGAGGGGACAGTCTATTCTAATACCTTGTTTATATGAACATGAATATGTACATTCAAACGATGTCTTGAGTGCCAGATGCTATCGGGTTTTGCGTCAACACGGTAAACTCTCTTACCAGCGATATAACCCCCAAACAGCATATTTCTCAGATAATAAGTCTCATAAATTCTGCATTGTACGTATGGACAATGTTCAGGAGTCTGGTGATTTCTGGTGTGGGGTTCTACCACACGTccctaataaacaaactaaccTTGTTTTGAAAGTCACTGCAG gCCTTTCAGGGCTTTAtgtgaccaatcagaatctcaCAGTATTTGAGAATGACAGCGTTACCGTTAACTGTCATCATCACGTGAAACATTATGTAGAATGGTGTACATTTGGGGAGCACTGTATGAGTAGAACATCAGAAACTAAGGACGGAGCCTTTGTTGAGATCAGATATTCAAGGACGGTCATGACTGTGACCATGAACAAACTGAAGATGGAGAACACCGGATGGTACAGTTGCTCATCAAAAGACCTTCAGATGCCTGTTTTTATAACTGTACAACAGAAAATGAGCCCTACTCCAACAAAGCCCAGAAAGAG GACGGCTGTTCTGTTTCTGTTGCCTGTGATTCTGGAAGTCCTCTTGGTCATATCAATGTATGCTTCATGGAGACTCTTTAAATTATGGAGAGAAA GATGCTTAATATCTAGGAAACAAGAAGCAGAAGATGCTCAATATGTAACAATGCACAGGAAACGGTCATCGCAC CAAACCGGCTGTGCAGATGTTTGTGACGGAACATATGAAAAAATGGCTGGCGTTAAAAGTAATATTGAG GTGGATCCAGATTATGTCAATGTTACAAAGACATGA
- the LOC130413470 gene encoding uncharacterized protein LOC130413470 isoform X2: MQVLNKTWWSHTFAATTMNLHLLIFMLLNISGAQDVRTISQVSVQEGKSIIIPCWYNQIYVHHVKYVSVGQYFFSSKYVSLDDQMKHKTISVSDNKTLNILTVEMRSLLKSQTGTYWCGIKLPGPDVSKGFHLTVTKGISGLYVENQMLMGIEAGSVSIYCHHHAPRKRDEMWCKLGGQCMNGTSGSLDGASVEVKHSSALMIVTMSKLKMENTGWYWCSARNLQMPVHITVFAKRETISTATTELTSKQPTASSTVQLSGTFTSVHLKNLSHIEEPALWLMILGIIFVLIVICSGSAVILRKKKQKPRNSTSRKQPDTNSEETHFSSRETQPTQTSQADPGDYELIYSTVSFKEQ; this comes from the exons ATGCAAGTGCTAAACAAAACTTGGTGGTCTCATACTTTCGCAGCCACAACAATGAATCTACATCTTCTTATTTTCATGCTTCTAAACATCTCAG GTGCACAAGATGTTCGTACTATCAGTCAAGTGTCTGTCCAGGAAGGAAAGTCTATTATAATTCCATGTTGGTATAATCAAATTTATGTACATCATGTGAAATACGTAAGTGTCGGACAGTATTTTTTCAGTAGTAAGTATGTGAGCTTAGATGATCAAATGAAACACAAGACAATATCTGTTTCGgataataaaactttaaatattttgacgGTGGAAATGAGGAGTCTTCTTAAGAGCCAGACGGGCACATATTGGTGTGGAATTAAACTACCTGGACCTGATGTTTCTAAAGGATTCCATTTAACAGTAACCAAAG GTATCTCTGGCCTCTATGTAGAGAATCAGATGTTGATGGGTATTGAGGCCGGTAGTGTAAGCATCTACTGTCATCATCATGCACCTCGTAAAAGAGATGAGATGTGGTGTAAACTGGGCGGTCAATGTATGAATGGAACATCTGGATCCTTAGATGGAGCTTCTGTTGAGGTCAAACATAGTTCAGCACTAATGATTGTGACCATGAGCAAACTGAAGATGGAGAACACAGGATGGTACTGGTGCTCTGCGAGGAATCTACAAATGCCTGTTCATATTACTGTATTTGCCAAAAGAGAAACTATCAGCACTGCCACCACAGAGTTGACCTCTAAACAGCCAAC GGCATCCAGCACTGTACAGCTATCAGGAACCTTCACATcggttcatttaaaaaatctaag TCATATTGAGGAACCTGCCTTATGGCTAATGATTCTGGGAATAATTTTTGTGCTAATAGTGATATGTAGCGGTTCTGCAGTGATATTGCGCAAAAAGA AACAGAAGCCAAGAAATTCCACATCAAGAAAACAA cCAGACACTAACAGCGAAGAAACACACTTCAGTTCACGTGAAACACAACCGACACAG ACATCACAAGCAGATCCTGGAGACTATGAGTTGATCTACTCGACGGTTTCATTTAAAGAACAATAA
- the LOC130413470 gene encoding uncharacterized protein LOC130413470 isoform X1, with protein MQVLNKTWWSHTFAATTMNLHLLIFMLLNISGAQDVRTISQVSVQEGKSIIIPCWYNQIYVHHVKYVSVGQYFFSSKYVSLDDQMKHKTISVSDNKTLNILTVEMRSLLKSQTGTYWCGIKLPGPDVSKGFHLTVTKGISGLYVENQMLMGIEAGSVSIYCHHHAPRKRDEMWCKLGGQCMNGTSGSLDGASVEVKHSSALMIVTMSKLKMENTGWYWCSARNLQMPVHITVFAKRETISTATTELTSKQPTASSTVQLSGTFTSVHLKNLSHIEEPALWLMILGIIFVLIVICSGSAVILRKKKQKPRNSTSRKQQPDTNSEETHFSSRETQPTQTSQADPGDYELIYSTVSFKEQ; from the exons ATGCAAGTGCTAAACAAAACTTGGTGGTCTCATACTTTCGCAGCCACAACAATGAATCTACATCTTCTTATTTTCATGCTTCTAAACATCTCAG GTGCACAAGATGTTCGTACTATCAGTCAAGTGTCTGTCCAGGAAGGAAAGTCTATTATAATTCCATGTTGGTATAATCAAATTTATGTACATCATGTGAAATACGTAAGTGTCGGACAGTATTTTTTCAGTAGTAAGTATGTGAGCTTAGATGATCAAATGAAACACAAGACAATATCTGTTTCGgataataaaactttaaatattttgacgGTGGAAATGAGGAGTCTTCTTAAGAGCCAGACGGGCACATATTGGTGTGGAATTAAACTACCTGGACCTGATGTTTCTAAAGGATTCCATTTAACAGTAACCAAAG GTATCTCTGGCCTCTATGTAGAGAATCAGATGTTGATGGGTATTGAGGCCGGTAGTGTAAGCATCTACTGTCATCATCATGCACCTCGTAAAAGAGATGAGATGTGGTGTAAACTGGGCGGTCAATGTATGAATGGAACATCTGGATCCTTAGATGGAGCTTCTGTTGAGGTCAAACATAGTTCAGCACTAATGATTGTGACCATGAGCAAACTGAAGATGGAGAACACAGGATGGTACTGGTGCTCTGCGAGGAATCTACAAATGCCTGTTCATATTACTGTATTTGCCAAAAGAGAAACTATCAGCACTGCCACCACAGAGTTGACCTCTAAACAGCCAAC GGCATCCAGCACTGTACAGCTATCAGGAACCTTCACATcggttcatttaaaaaatctaag TCATATTGAGGAACCTGCCTTATGGCTAATGATTCTGGGAATAATTTTTGTGCTAATAGTGATATGTAGCGGTTCTGCAGTGATATTGCGCAAAAAGA AACAGAAGCCAAGAAATTCCACATCAAGAAAACAA cagcCAGACACTAACAGCGAAGAAACACACTTCAGTTCACGTGAAACACAACCGACACAG ACATCACAAGCAGATCCTGGAGACTATGAGTTGATCTACTCGACGGTTTCATTTAAAGAACAATAA